The DNA sequence TTTTGTTGTTTAGCTTGGTTTCCTAAAACCCCCATTAATATAGGAGCAGCTACTTTAAGTATTTGAGCAACAGAATTTGAATCAATACCTGCTTTTTGACTCAATGCATTTTCTACATTTTGTTGTTTTCCTCCTAAAACATGACTAAGTATTTTACTACCATCATCAATAACGTTAGAATCCACGCCGCCAGAAAATAAACCGCCAAGATTATCTAAAATGCCACCATTGTGTTTACCGCTAATTGCGCTCATTAAGCCTTCTGCACCTTCGGGTGTAGCAGCATTACGTTTCATAGCCGTCATTAATACTGGCAAAGCCATTGTTAAAACATCTTGTGTTTTGCTTTGTGGCTGGTTGGTTTGATTAGAAACACCACTGATTATAGTTTTTCCTAAGTCGCTGTTTAATAAATCTAAAATTCCTGACATGATTCTATATACTT is a window from the Pseudalgibacter alginicilyticus genome containing:
- a CDS encoding DUF937 domain-containing protein, which encodes MSGILDLLNSDLGKTIISGVSNQTNQPQSKTQDVLTMALPVLMTAMKRNAATPEGAEGLMSAISGKHNGGILDNLGGLFSGGVDSNVIDDGSKILSHVLGGKQQNVENALSQKAGIDSNSVAQILKVAAPILMGVLGNQAKQQNVSSANGLEGLLGGLLGGNSQQQEQSFLESILDADGDGSVIDDVADMVLGGNKNKSGLGGMLGGLFGGK